In Lewinellaceae bacterium, a single window of DNA contains:
- a CDS encoding right-handed parallel beta-helix repeat-containing protein has translation MPRSVLLPFLLGLSTVLVSCEKQQNQPAPLSLQAGMVIHSDAIINPGIYHLPGTDSLGRPLVIIEGNGITVDFNGSEMRGSTEEQLPNQYSGLAVLVRNSRNVTIRNLKARGYKIALMAENSDSLLLEHCDFSYNFRQRLHSTREREDLADWLSYHNNEADEWLRYGAAVYLKKCNHATVRHLTVTGGQNGLMLAECNDGLFYNNTIHFNSGVGIGLYRSAKNKVMHNRLDWNVRGYSHGFYSRGQDSAGILCYEQSSNNTFAYNSATHSGDGFFLWAGQSTMDTGKGGCNDNIIFGNDFSHAPANGIEATFSRNILANNRLEDCKYGVWGGYSYGTLIAGNTICENQFGVAIEHGQDNAIVRNYFAADSIGIQLWERDRQPEDWGFSEIKNVSSRNYEIQHNYFVDVKIPLQISGTDKVAINDDNQFYNFEKLLLAEKPNRQFYLVKNDVCQADQWGDAAGYKNKNRISEPPLPEELAEWPELARELAPVEAYEPQPLPDAMDAMLPEGHVRGRKFILVNEWGPYDFLRPSIWLRDIKDSLYTFLLLGPQGNWRLNGGQGFTSVNPKTGAFPATLTAKRDSTGEELKLEFEFIGEKAIGQFGEKMERGASVPFRFYRFEKTLDWTVRFYEYSESTHPLSNYEAFRQLKERKPDAEEQVQELAYSWWERPAPGVDADHFATFASTSFDIIPGKYKVSVTSDDGLRFFVDGQLVIGHWDVHEPATDEAVLELSGRHTFEIEHFDAGGFAALSFYMERVK, from the coding sequence ATGCCCAGAAGTGTTTTGCTCCCCTTCCTTTTGGGATTGTCAACGGTATTGGTTTCCTGCGAGAAACAACAAAACCAACCCGCCCCTCTCTCCCTGCAGGCGGGCATGGTGATCCATTCCGATGCAATCATAAACCCCGGGATATACCACCTGCCGGGCACCGATAGCCTCGGCCGCCCCCTCGTCATCATCGAGGGCAACGGCATCACCGTCGATTTCAACGGCTCGGAAATGAGGGGCTCCACGGAGGAGCAACTGCCCAACCAATATTCCGGCCTGGCGGTACTGGTGCGCAACAGCAGGAATGTGACCATCCGCAACCTCAAAGCCAGGGGCTACAAAATAGCCCTGATGGCCGAAAACAGCGACAGCCTGCTCCTTGAACATTGTGACTTCAGCTACAATTTCCGGCAGCGCCTGCACAGCACCCGCGAACGGGAAGACCTCGCCGACTGGCTCAGCTACCACAATAATGAGGCCGATGAGTGGCTGCGCTATGGCGCCGCCGTTTACCTAAAGAAATGCAACCACGCCACCGTCCGCCACCTCACCGTTACCGGCGGGCAAAACGGGCTGATGCTTGCCGAATGCAACGACGGGCTGTTTTACAACAACACCATCCATTTCAATTCCGGCGTCGGCATCGGCCTCTACCGATCCGCTAAGAACAAAGTGATGCACAACCGGCTGGACTGGAACGTGCGCGGCTACAGCCATGGCTTCTACAGCCGGGGGCAGGACTCGGCGGGCATCCTCTGCTATGAGCAAAGCAGCAACAATACCTTCGCCTACAATTCCGCCACCCATTCCGGCGACGGCTTTTTCCTCTGGGCCGGGCAATCCACCATGGATACCGGCAAGGGCGGCTGCAACGACAACATCATCTTCGGCAACGACTTCTCTCATGCGCCTGCCAACGGCATCGAGGCGACCTTCAGCCGCAACATCCTGGCCAACAACCGCCTGGAAGACTGCAAGTACGGCGTCTGGGGAGGGTACAGCTACGGAACCCTCATCGCCGGCAATACCATTTGCGAGAACCAGTTTGGAGTGGCCATCGAGCACGGGCAGGACAACGCCATCGTCCGCAATTATTTTGCCGCCGACAGTATTGGGATTCAACTCTGGGAACGGGACCGGCAACCGGAGGACTGGGGCTTCTCTGAAATCAAAAACGTCTCCAGCCGCAACTACGAAATCCAGCACAATTACTTTGTGGATGTCAAGATACCGCTCCAAATCTCCGGCACCGACAAGGTGGCCATCAACGACGACAACCAGTTCTACAATTTTGAAAAACTGCTGCTTGCCGAAAAACCCAACCGCCAGTTTTACCTGGTAAAAAACGATGTGTGCCAGGCAGATCAATGGGGAGACGCCGCCGGTTATAAAAATAAAAACAGGATCAGCGAGCCTCCTCTGCCGGAAGAGCTGGCGGAATGGCCGGAACTGGCACGGGAACTGGCGCCGGTAGAGGCTTACGAGCCCCAGCCGCTGCCCGATGCAATGGATGCAATGCTGCCGGAAGGCCACGTCCGCGGCCGAAAATTCATCCTCGTCAACGAATGGGGCCCTTATGATTTTCTCCGCCCTTCCATCTGGCTGCGCGACATTAAAGACAGCCTGTACACCTTCCTCCTCCTGGGCCCTCAGGGCAACTGGCGCCTCAACGGCGGACAGGGGTTCACCAGCGTAAACCCCAAGACCGGCGCCTTTCCGGCCACGCTGACGGCAAAACGCGATTCGACGGGGGAAGAGTTGAAACTGGAGTTCGAATTCATTGGGGAAAAAGCCATCGGGCAGTTTGGCGAAAAAATGGAAAGAGGGGCCAGCGTCCCCTTCCGCTTTTACCGCTTCGAAAAAACGCTGGACTGGACGGTACGCTTCTACGAGTACAGTGAAAGCACCCACCCGCTCAGCAATTACGAGGCATTTCGCCAGTTGAAGGAGCGAAAGCCCGATGCCGAAGAGCAGGTGCAAGAGCTGGCCTACTCCTGGTGGGAAAGGCCCGCTCCGGGAGTCGACGCCGACCACTTTGCCACCTTCGCCTCCACCTCATTCGACATCATACCGGGAAAATACAAAGTGTCCGTCACCAGCGATGACGGCCTGCGCTTCTTCGTCGACGGGCAACTGGTCATCGGCCATTGGGATGTGCACGAGCCCGCCACCGACGAGGCTGTCCTCGAATTGTCCGGGCGCCATACTTTTGAGATCGAGCACTTTGATGCGGGGGGCTTCGCTGCTTTGTCTTTTTATATGGAAAGGGTGAAGTAG